One region of Glycine max cultivar Williams 82 chromosome 9, Glycine_max_v4.0, whole genome shotgun sequence genomic DNA includes:
- the LOC100801262 gene encoding protein BPS1, chloroplastic-like, producing the protein MSRAQDANQSFFPFGNPFRMISPKSPKISSQLLLILHAFEATLEERLKKLIPKSKDEILSLSWMTLAMQSLCESHNDIKTIITELELPVHDWDEKWIDVYLDISVKLLDICIAFSSELSRLNQGHLLLQCALHNLGSSSSEQYVRACSSLDGWKQHIGSGNPRIEKCGSILDDLLRSLDLPKVKKSAKGKVLMQAMYGVKVQTVFVCSVFAAAFSGSTKNMSDLNVADVYSWAPTFKSLQDLVNEEIRVRFSSGRFTILNELEVVDSSVKELYPIIQGIADTIETESLAKIVGELSRATEKLSQGLDLLTKEVDSFFQVVLTGRDTLLSSLRSGATFIDSIQAGNRDAQIVN; encoded by the coding sequence ATGAGTCGGGCACAGGATGCAAACCAATCATTCTTCCCTTTTGGAAATCCTTTTAGGATGATATCACCTAAAAGCCCTAAAATTTCTTCACAGCTGTTGTTAATTCTACATGCTTTTGAAGCAACTTTGGAAGAGAGGCTGAAAAAGCTTATTCCCAAGAGCAAGGATGAGATCCTCAGCTTGTCTTGGATGACTTTGGCTATGCAGTCACTTTGTGAGAGCCATAATGACATTAAAACCATCATAACAGAGCTTGAGCTTCCTGTACATGATTGGGATGAGAAATGGATAGACGTGTACTTGGACATTAGTGTGAAGTTGCTAGATATATGCATTGCATTTAGCTCTGAATTATCACGCCTGAACCAGGGTCATCTTTTACTTCAGTGTGCATTGCACAATTTAGGTTCTTCCTCTTCAGAGCAGTATGTTCGGGCATGTTCTTCACTTGATGGTTGGAAACAGCATATTGGTTCTGGAAACCCTAGGATTGAGAAATGTGGCAGCATTTTGGATGATCTTCTGCGGTCACTTGATCTTCCAAAGGTTAAAAAGTCCGCTAAAGGAAAGGTTTTGATGCAAGCTATGTATGGAGTAAAGGTGCAGACAGTATTTGTATGCAGTGTGTTTGCTGCGGCTTTTTCGGGCTCTACAAAGAATATGTCAGATTTGAATGTGGCTGATGTATATTCTTGGGCTCCAACCTTTAAAAGTTTGCAAGATCTTGTAAATGAGGAAATTAGAGTAAGATTTTCAAGTGGGAGATTTACTATATTGAATGAGTTGGAAGTAGTTGATTCCTCTGTGAAGGAATTATATCCTATTATCCAGGGCATTGCAGATACCATTGAGACAGAATCACTTGCGAAGATTGTTGGGGAATTAAGCAGAGCAACAGAGAAGCTTTCACAAGGACTAGATCTTCTTACAAAGGAAGTCGATAGCTTTTTCCAAGTGGTCTTGACCGGTCGTGATACCTTGCTATCTAGTCTGAGGTCAGGTGCAACTTTCATTGACAGCATTCAGGCGGGTAACAGAGATGCACAAATAGTCAATTGA
- the LOC100801808 gene encoding mitogen-activated protein kinase homolog MMK2, which yields MALESAPASADIRGVHTHGGGYVQYNIYGNLFEVSRKYVPPIRPVGRGAYGIVCAAVNAETHEEVAIKKVGNAFDNRIDAKRTLREIKLLRHMEHENVIALKDIIRPPQRYNFNDVYIVYELMDTDLHQIIQSNQQLTDDHCRYFLYQLLRGLKYVHSANVLHRDLKPSNLLLNANCDLKIADFGLARTTSETDFMTEYVVTRWYRAPELLLNCSEYTAAIDIWSVGCILGEIITRQPLFLGKDYVHQLRLITELIGSPDDTSLGFLRSDNARRYVRQLPQYPRQQFAARFPSMSPGAVDLLEKMLVFDPNRRITVEEALCHPYLAPLHDINEEPACVRPFSFDFEQPSFTEEDIKELIWRESVLFNPDPPIY from the exons ATGGCTCTTGAGTCAGCTCCTGCTTCAGCTGACATCAGAGGAGTTCACACTCATGGTGGAGGCTATGTTCAGTATAATATCTATGGAAACCTCTTTGAGGTCTCTAGGAAGTATGTCCCTCCTATTCGCCCTGTGGGAAGAGGAGCATATGGAATTGTTTG TGCTGCTGTAAATGCAGAGACGCATGAAGAAGTTGCCATTAAGAAGGTTGGCAATGCATTTGACAACAGAATAGATGCCAAAAGGACCCTACGAGAAATTAAACTTCTTCGGCACATGGAACatgaaaat GTGATAGCCCTTAAAGACATTATTCGACCACCACAAAGGTATAACTTCAATGACGTGTACATTGTTTATGAGTTAATGGATACTGATCTGCATCAAATAATTCAATCCAATCAACAATTGACTGATGATCATTGTCGG TATTTTCTGTATCAGTTGTTACGAGGACTCAAATATGTACACTCAGCAAATGTTCTGCACCGTGATCTAAAGCCTAGCAACTTGCTACTGAATGCCAACTGTGATCTTAAGATTGCAGACTTTGGTCTCGCTAGAACTACATCTGAGACTGATTTCATGACTGAGTATGTGGTTACTCGGTGGTACCGAGCTCCAGAGTTACTTCTTAATTGCTCAGAATATACTGCCGCCATTGATATTTGGTCTGTTGGTTGCATCCTTGGTGAAATCATAACAAGACAACCCCTATTTCTGGGGAAAGATTATGTTCATCAGCTCAGGCTGATTACGGAG CTCATAGGCTCACCTGATGACACTAGCCTTGGATTTCTACGAAGTGATAATGCTCGTAGATATGTGAGACAGCTTCCACAATATCCAAGGCAACAATTTGCTGCTAGATTTCCAAGTATGTCTCCTGGTGCTGTTGATTTGTTAGAGAAGATGCTTGTCTTTGATCCAAATAGGCGCATCACAG TTGAAGAAGCTCTGTGTCACCCATACTTGGCTCCTCTTCATGATATTAATGAGGAACCTGCTTGCGTTAGACCTTTCAGTTTTGATTTTGAGCAACCATCTTTCACTGAAGAAGATATCAAGGAACTCATCTGGAGAGAATCTGTGTTATTCAATCCTGATCCACCTATTTATTGA
- the LOC100776827 gene encoding probable polygalacturonase, translated as MEFLWKTLMRIHVIRTFFALLLVALLSSEGVESRKAKVVTTSLEYNAINCRAHSASLTDFGGVGDGKASNTKAFQSAISHLSQYASEGGSQLYVPAGKWLTGSFSLTSHFTLYLDKDAVLLASQDITEWPVLEPLPSYGRGRDAPAGRFTSLIFGTNLTDVIVTGENGTIDGQGEFWWQQFHRKKLKYTRPYLIELMFSDNIQISNLTLLNSPSWNVHPVYSSNIIVQGITIFAPVTSPNTDGINPDSCTNVRIEDCYIVSGDDCVAVKSGWDEYGIKFGWPTKQLMIRRLTCISPYSATIALGSEMSGGIQDVRAEDITAIQTESGVRIKTAVGRGGYVKDIYVKRMTLHTMKWAFKMTGDYNSHADSHYDPNALPEIKNINYRDVVAENVTIAARFQGISNDPFTGICIANVTLRMAAKAKKQPWTCTDIEGMTSGVTPPPCGLLPDQGPEKITACDFPADSLPIDMLELKKCTTTMTFVGV; from the exons ATGGAGTTCTTGTGGAAAACTCTCATGAGGATACAC GTGATTAGAACATTTTTTGCTCTCCTTTTGGTTGCACTTTTAAGTTCAGAGGGAGTAGAGAGCAGAAAAGCCAAAGTTGTGACCACTTCCTTAGAGTACAATGCTATAAACTGCAGAGCTCACAGTGCTTCATTGACAGATTTTGGTGGTGTTGGAGATGGAAAAGCATCCAACACAAAGGCATTTCAGTCTGCAATAAGTCACCTTAGTCAGTATGCTTCTGAAGGTGGCTCTCAGCTCTATGTTCCTGCAGGAAAATGGCTCACTGGTAGCTTCAGCCTCACTAGTCACTTCACACTTTATCTTGACAAAGATGCTGTTCTCCTTGCTTCTCAG GATATAACTGAGTGGCCTGTGCTCGAACCCCTCCCATCATACGGTAGAGGAAGAGACGCACCGGCAGGAAGATTCACAAGCCTCATATTTGGAACAAACCTTACTGATGTTATTGTCACAG GTGAAAATGGCACCATAGATGGTCAGGGTGAGTTTTGGTGGCAGCAATTTCACAGGAAGAAGTTGAAGTACACTCGCCCATACCTGATTGAATTGATGTTCTCAGACAACATTCAAATCTCAAATCTAACTCTCCTCAATTCCCCATCATGGAATGTTCATCCTGTTTACAGCAG CAATATTATTGTGCAAGGCATCACCATTTTTGCTCCTGTCACATCTCCTAACACTGATGGCATCAACCCAG ATTCTTGCACAAATGTAAGAATTGAAGATTGCTATATAGTTTCTGGTGATGACTGTGTGGCTGTAAAGAGTGGATGGGATGAGTACGGCATAAAATTTGGGTGGCCCACCAAACAGCTAATGATAAGAAGGCTAACATGCATTTCACCATACAGTGCAACCATTGCCTTGGGAAGTGAGATGTCAGGTGGAATCCAAGATGTGAGAGCTGAGGACATCACAGCAATCCAAACAGAATCAGGTGTCAGAATCAAGACTGCAGTTGGGAGAGGAGGGTATGTGAAGGACATATATGTGAAGAGAATGACCTTGCATACTATGAAATGGGCATTTAAGATGACTGGTGACTATAACTCACATGCTGATAGTCACTATGACCCTAATGCCTTGCCTGAGATAAAAAACATCAACTATAGAGATGTTGTGGCAGAAAATGTGACCATAGCTGCTAGGTTCCAAGGAATCTCCAATGACCCCTTTACAGGAATCTGCATTGCAAATGTGACACTAAGAATGGCAGCCAAGGCCAAGAAGCAGCCTTGGACCTGCACTGATATTGAAGGGATGACGAGCGGGGTGACTCCTCCGCCTTGTGGTTTGTTACCTGATCAAGGGCCAGAGAAGATTACAGCATGTGATTTCCCAGCAGATAGTCTACCCATTGATATGTTGGAGCTTAAGAAATGTACTACAACCATGACATTTGTTGGAGTGTAG
- the LOC100777362 gene encoding U-box domain-containing protein 15: MARTEEERVVGNESSSDEKNDLVEEIQQVIESVVQFGDYRRTQRKESHNLVRRFKLMLPLLEELRDLPQPFPEIGVAWLTKLKDALLLAKDLLKLCSQGSKIHLSLETEAVMITFRKVYEKLSQAFDGVPFDELGISDEVKEQLDLMHVQLRRARRRTDTQDIELAMDMMVVFSDDDDRNADSAIIERLAKKLELHSVEDLNIETLAIRNLAAERKGQQTESTQKIIDLLNKFKRIAGMEETSVLDDPVVSKMLERCTSLVIPHEFLCPITLEIMTDPVIVTSGQTYERESIEKWFQSNHNTCPKTRQPLEHLSLAPNCALKSLIEEWCENNNFKLPKKYNSSGKESCPIDSKEEIPALVESLSSIHLEEQRKAVEKIRMLSKENPENRVLVADHGGIPPLVQLLSYPDSKIQEHAVTALLNLSIDEGNKSLISTEGAIPAIIEVLENGSCVAKENSAAALFSLSMLDEIKEIVGQSNGFPPLVDLLRNGTIRGKKDAVTALFNLCINHANKGRAIRAGIVTPLLQLLKDTNLGMIDEALSILLLLVSNSEARQEIGQLSFIETLVDFMREGSPKNKECAASVLLELCSSNSSFTLAALQFGVYEYLMEIKQNGTNRAQRKAIAILDLISRSEQI, translated from the exons ATGGCGAGGACGGAGGAAGAGAGAGTCGTGGGAAACGAGTCCTCGTCCGACGAGAAAAATGACCTGGTGGAGGAGATCCAACAGGTCATCGAATCGGTGGTTCAATTCGGCGACTACCGGAGGACGCAGAGGAAGGAAAGCCACAACCTCGTGCGCCGTTTCAAGCTCATGTTGCCGCTCTTGGAAGAGCTTCGTGACCTCCCACAACCCTTCCCCGAAATTGGCGTCGCTTGGTTAACCAAACTCAAGGACGCACTCTTGCTCGCCAAGGATTTGTTGAAACTATGCAGCCAAGGAAGCAAGATTCACCTC TCTTTGGAGACCGAGGCAGTTATGATCACGTTTCGGAAAGTGTATGAAAAATTAAGCCAAGCGTTTGATGGTGTGCCTTTTGATGAATTGGGTATCTCAGATGAAGTCAAAGAACAG CTTGACCTAATGCACGTGCAACTCAGGCGAGCCAGGAGAAGAACTGATACGCAGGACATAGAACTTGCAATGGATATGATGGTGGTGTTCTCTGATGATGATGACAGAAATGCTGATAGTGCTATCATTGAGAGGTTGGCTAAAAAATTGGAGCTTCATAGTGTTGAGGATCTCAATATAGAAACATTGGCTATTAGGAACCTTGCTGCAGAAAGAAAAGGGCAACAGACTGAGAGTACTCAGAAAATAATTGACCTTCTCAACAAATTCAAACGAATTGCAGGCATGGAAGAAACCAGCGTCCTTGATGATCCTGTCGTGTCCAAGATGCTTGAGAGGTGCACCTCTTTGGTCATCCCTCATGAGTTTCTCTGCCCAATTACACTAGAAATCATGACAGATCCTGTTATTGTAACAAGTGGGCAG ACATATGAAAGGGAAAGCATAGAGAAGTGGTTCCAATCCAACCATAACACATGCCCCAAGACAAGGCAACCTTTGGAACACTTGTCATTGGCACCAAACTGTGCCTTGAAAAGCTTGATTGAAGAATGGTGTGAGAACAACAACTTCAAACTCCCTAAAAAATACAATTCTTCAGGTAAAGAAAGCTGTCCTATAGACAGCAAAGAGGAAATTCCAGCCTTGGTTGAGAGCCTATCATCTATTCATTTAGAAGAGCAGAGAAAAGCAGTGGAGAAGATACGTATGCTATCAAAGGAAAATCCTGAGAACAGGGTTTTGGTTGCTGATCATGGAGGAATACCACCACTAGTGCAACTCTTGTCATATCCAGATTCAAAAATACAAGAACATGCTGTGACAGcacttttaaatttatcaattgatGAGGGTAACAAGAGTCTTATATCCACAGAAGGTGCCATTCCAGCTATCATAGAAGTGTTGGAGAATGGGAGTTGTGTGGCTAAGGAGAACTCAGCAGCAGCTTTATTCAGCTTGTCAATGCTTGATGAGATTAAAGAGATTGTTGGTCAATCAAATGGATTCCCCCCTTTGGTGGATTTGTTGAGGAATGGAACAATTAGAGGGAAGAAAGATGCTGTTACAGCCCTTTTTAACTTATGTATCAACCATGCAAATAAAGGTAGGGCCATTAGAGCTGGCATTGTGACACCTTTGCTTCAATTGCTCAAGGACACAAACTTAGGCATGATTGATGAGGCACTCTCCATTTTGTTACTCCTTGTATCAAATTCAGAAGCAAGACAAGAGATTGGACAACTTAGTTTCATCGAAACCCTTGTTGACTTCATGAGAGAAGGGAGTCCAAAGAACAAGGAATGTGCAGCATCTGTTCTTCTTGAGTTGTGCTCAAGTAATTCATCCTTTACATTGGCAGCACTTCAGTTTGGAGTGTATGAGTATTTAATGGAGATAAAACAAAATGGAACAAATAGAGCACAGAGGAAAGCAATTGCAATCTTAGATCTCATTAGCAGGAGCGAGCAAATTTAA